A part of Myxococcus landrumus genomic DNA contains:
- a CDS encoding ImuA family protein, giving the protein MSAALEQRVGAAGGSVVEQLRERIRQLQAAPRRYLAVLRTGMEAVDALLPSGGFPLGQAVELCGEAASGRTSLALSAVAAAHREARLCAWVDGPRELYPPAAAAQGVDLERLLIVRPKAMEQRVWAAVQLARSGAFACVVLDLTRGVGAVGRAPRVGLAEARKLADAAERGGGLLVLLTSPDAPADGVTRLRTESEGAEGWSVEVVRSRGGGMGARAVMPWSALYPELGLEGGGRMLDVGPLDADATPDFLREGTWVARNGCGIQGQRPGRDGAMPSLRAGLGVASAAY; this is encoded by the coding sequence ATGAGCGCGGCGTTGGAGCAGCGAGTGGGCGCGGCGGGCGGCTCCGTGGTGGAGCAGCTTCGCGAGCGCATCCGCCAGTTGCAGGCGGCTCCTCGGCGTTATCTGGCGGTCCTTCGCACGGGGATGGAGGCGGTGGATGCGCTCTTGCCCTCGGGCGGCTTCCCGCTGGGGCAGGCGGTGGAGCTGTGCGGTGAGGCGGCCTCCGGGCGGACCAGCCTGGCGCTGAGCGCGGTGGCGGCGGCGCACCGGGAGGCTCGGCTGTGCGCGTGGGTGGATGGGCCGCGTGAGCTCTATCCGCCAGCGGCCGCGGCGCAGGGCGTGGATCTGGAGCGGCTGCTGATTGTCCGGCCCAAGGCGATGGAGCAGCGGGTCTGGGCGGCGGTGCAGCTCGCGCGCAGCGGGGCCTTTGCGTGTGTGGTGTTGGACCTGACGCGGGGGGTGGGCGCGGTCGGGAGGGCGCCCCGGGTCGGGCTGGCCGAGGCTCGCAAGCTGGCGGACGCGGCGGAGCGGGGTGGTGGGCTGTTGGTGCTGCTGACCTCTCCGGATGCGCCCGCGGATGGGGTGACGCGACTGCGGACGGAGTCGGAGGGGGCGGAGGGCTGGTCGGTGGAGGTGGTGCGCAGCCGGGGGGGAGGGATGGGGGCTCGGGCGGTGATGCCGTGGAGCGCGCTGTATCCCGAGCTGGGGCTGGAGGGGGGCGGGCGGATGTTGGATGTGGGGCCGCTGGATGCGGATGCGACGCCGGACTTCCTGCGGGAGGGGACGTGGGTGGCGCGCAATGGCTGTGGCATCCAGGGACAGCGGCCTGGGCGGGACGGGGCGATGCCGTCGCTGCGAGCGGGGCTGGGTGTGGCCTCCGCGGCGTACTGA
- a CDS encoding VWA domain-containing protein has translation MKLKTSAPLLLLPALWVASCTSPVDEAGSTLPGKCQSDAPVVAPQKTDILFVIDNSGSMAEEQAGIATELPGFIKTLREGGGVTQDFRVGVITTSVYQRIIFQGRDVVRDYPGEAGHLQPVPDADGKPTVDRYLESSDEGLLERFQRLVKQGTSGSGQEAPFEAVRLALSEPLTGTPILDGGNGGFLRDDARLLVVVVTDEEDCSSDVRPPPVILSQDTSVDKCSEGAALLKSVDSYFEFFRGLRDSKGARREVLWATVGPVALSDKRAELIQDRTPQGTFVRNADCPTSYGPGYRHRAMAEKFDTHFENLDSICRESYRDTLLRIAELAAVSQSVDVVNLPDPRLAQVELTRAGGEVERCSVAAGDLSYEPSGEGRSARIYFGGDCLRRADDKKVEVKVICAG, from the coding sequence ATGAAGCTGAAGACCAGTGCCCCCCTGCTCCTGCTGCCGGCCCTCTGGGTAGCGTCCTGTACGTCGCCCGTGGACGAGGCGGGCTCCACCCTTCCCGGCAAGTGTCAGAGCGATGCCCCGGTGGTGGCGCCCCAGAAGACGGACATCCTCTTCGTCATCGACAACTCGGGGTCCATGGCGGAGGAACAGGCTGGCATCGCCACGGAGCTTCCCGGCTTCATCAAGACCCTCCGGGAGGGGGGCGGCGTCACGCAGGACTTCCGCGTGGGGGTGATCACCACCTCGGTCTACCAGCGGATCATCTTCCAGGGGCGGGATGTCGTCAGGGACTACCCGGGAGAGGCGGGGCACCTGCAACCGGTGCCGGACGCGGATGGAAAGCCCACCGTGGACCGCTACCTGGAGAGCTCGGACGAGGGCCTGCTGGAGCGGTTCCAGCGGCTGGTGAAGCAGGGGACTTCGGGCAGTGGACAGGAGGCGCCGTTCGAGGCGGTGCGGCTGGCGCTGTCCGAGCCGCTGACGGGGACGCCCATCCTCGACGGAGGCAACGGAGGCTTCCTACGGGACGACGCCCGGCTCCTCGTGGTGGTGGTGACGGACGAGGAGGACTGCAGCTCCGACGTGAGGCCGCCGCCGGTCATCCTTTCGCAGGACACGTCGGTGGACAAGTGCAGCGAGGGCGCGGCGCTGCTGAAGTCGGTGGACTCGTACTTCGAGTTCTTCCGCGGCCTGCGTGACTCGAAGGGGGCTCGCCGGGAAGTGTTGTGGGCCACGGTGGGGCCGGTGGCGTTGAGCGACAAGCGAGCGGAGCTGATCCAGGACAGGACGCCCCAGGGGACCTTCGTGCGCAACGCGGATTGCCCCACGTCGTACGGGCCTGGGTATCGGCACCGGGCGATGGCGGAGAAGTTCGACACGCACTTCGAGAACCTCGACTCCATCTGCCGGGAGAGCTACCGGGACACGCTGTTGCGCATCGCGGAGCTGGCCGCGGTGTCGCAGAGCGTGGACGTGGTGAACCTGCCGGATCCGCGCCTCGCTCAGGTGGAGCTGACGCGTGCGGGGGGCGAGGTGGAGCGGTGCTCGGTGGCGGCGGGAGACCTGAGCTACGAGCCGTCCGGCGAGGGCCGCTCCGCGCGGATCTACTTCGGCGGCGACTGCCTGCGCCGGGCGGATGACAAGAAGGTGGAAGTGAAGGTGATCTGCGCGGGGTAG
- the lon gene encoding endopeptidase La, with product MSDEKKKGTAASAMPTAMAPPGLINKEDIPQVLPILPLRNSVFFPGGVLPLAVGRQKTIALIKDAVRDDQVIGVVTQRRAEEEDPGAADLYTMGTVARIVKLLKMGEDNYSLVVQGLARFRVVELVQEAPYLKARVDAVEDKTSAENVEVEALGINLKKLAREVIELMPELPAAATELVESITHPGHLADLIAANVDVPIEEKQAVLETVDLKARMKLVLELLNRKREILKLSNKIDSAVKGEMSKTQREYYLRQQLKAIKEELGEMGEEEEELDELQERLKKAALPPEVEKVANKELNRLKTIPAASSEYTVARTYLDWIADLPWSKLSEDNLDIENARQQLDKDHFGIKKVKKRILEYLAVRKLKNDMRGPILCLVGPPGVGKTSLGQSVAKATGRKFVRLSLGGVRDEAEIRGHRRTYVGALPGRFIQSMKKAGTKNPVMMLDEIDKLGADFRGDPSAALLEVLDPEQNNTFSDHYLDVPFDLSKVMFIATANQLDPIPGPLRDRMEIIELSGYTFEEKQSIARIHLVPKQLKEHGLNGDHIEISDEALLTLTTSYTREAGVRNLERRIADICRAVAVEVAGGKLEKQTINAERVKEILGPEMFYSEVAERTEVPGVATGLAWTAAGGDLLFIEATKMAGKGGMTLTGQLGDVMKESATAALSYLRSKSESLGISPNFLEKTDLHLHFPAGSIPKDGPSAGVTILTALTSLLTGIRVRHDTAMTGEATLRGLVLPVGGIKEKVLAAHRAGIKRVILPERCRKDLVDVPDQAKKELEFIFVSQMDEVLKAALETSPFKSSAGTPGGEPGKEAPPPTSEAGAPEVRA from the coding sequence ATGTCCGATGAGAAGAAGAAGGGCACCGCCGCGAGCGCCATGCCCACCGCGATGGCCCCTCCGGGGCTCATCAACAAGGAAGACATCCCGCAGGTGCTGCCCATCCTGCCCCTGCGGAACAGCGTCTTCTTCCCCGGCGGCGTGCTTCCCCTGGCCGTCGGCCGACAGAAGACCATTGCCCTGATCAAGGACGCGGTCCGTGATGATCAGGTGATTGGCGTCGTCACCCAGCGCCGCGCCGAGGAAGAAGATCCGGGCGCCGCCGACCTCTACACCATGGGCACCGTCGCCCGTATCGTGAAGCTCCTGAAGATGGGCGAGGACAACTACTCGCTCGTGGTGCAGGGGCTCGCCCGCTTCCGCGTGGTGGAGCTGGTGCAGGAGGCCCCCTACCTCAAGGCCCGCGTCGACGCGGTGGAGGACAAGACCTCCGCGGAGAACGTCGAGGTCGAGGCCCTGGGCATCAACCTCAAGAAGCTGGCGCGCGAGGTCATCGAGCTGATGCCCGAGCTGCCCGCCGCCGCCACCGAGCTGGTGGAGAGCATCACCCACCCCGGCCACCTGGCGGACCTCATCGCCGCCAACGTCGACGTGCCCATCGAGGAGAAGCAGGCCGTCCTGGAGACGGTGGACCTCAAGGCGCGGATGAAGCTGGTGCTGGAGCTGCTCAACCGCAAGCGGGAGATCCTCAAGCTCTCCAACAAGATCGACTCCGCCGTGAAGGGCGAGATGTCGAAGACGCAGCGTGAGTACTACCTGCGCCAGCAGCTCAAGGCCATCAAGGAGGAGCTGGGAGAGATGGGCGAGGAGGAGGAGGAGCTCGACGAGCTCCAGGAGCGCCTGAAGAAGGCCGCCCTGCCTCCCGAGGTGGAGAAGGTCGCGAACAAGGAGCTCAACCGCCTGAAGACGATTCCGGCGGCCTCCAGCGAGTACACCGTCGCGCGCACCTACCTGGATTGGATTGCGGACCTGCCGTGGTCGAAGCTGTCCGAGGACAACCTCGACATCGAGAACGCGCGGCAGCAGCTGGACAAGGACCACTTCGGCATCAAGAAGGTCAAGAAGCGCATCCTGGAGTACCTGGCGGTGCGCAAGCTGAAGAACGACATGCGCGGGCCCATCCTGTGCCTCGTCGGTCCTCCGGGCGTCGGCAAGACGTCGCTGGGTCAGAGCGTGGCGAAGGCCACGGGCCGCAAGTTCGTGCGCCTGTCGTTGGGCGGCGTGCGTGACGAGGCGGAGATCCGCGGCCACCGGCGCACCTACGTCGGCGCGCTGCCGGGCCGCTTCATCCAGAGCATGAAGAAGGCCGGGACGAAGAACCCGGTGATGATGCTGGATGAAATCGACAAGCTGGGCGCCGACTTCCGTGGCGACCCGAGCGCGGCGCTGCTCGAGGTGCTGGATCCGGAGCAGAACAACACGTTCAGCGACCACTACCTCGACGTGCCGTTCGACTTGTCGAAGGTGATGTTCATCGCCACGGCGAACCAGCTCGACCCCATCCCCGGTCCGCTTCGCGACCGCATGGAGATCATCGAGCTGTCCGGCTACACGTTCGAGGAGAAGCAGAGCATCGCGCGCATCCACCTGGTGCCCAAGCAGCTCAAGGAGCACGGGCTCAACGGGGACCACATCGAGATCAGCGATGAGGCGCTCCTGACGCTCACCACCTCGTACACGCGCGAGGCCGGTGTGCGTAACCTGGAGCGGCGCATCGCGGACATCTGCCGCGCGGTGGCGGTGGAAGTGGCGGGCGGGAAGCTGGAGAAGCAGACCATCAACGCCGAGCGGGTGAAGGAGATCCTCGGGCCCGAGATGTTCTACTCGGAGGTCGCCGAGCGCACGGAGGTTCCGGGCGTGGCGACGGGCCTGGCCTGGACGGCGGCGGGTGGCGACCTGCTCTTCATCGAGGCGACCAAGATGGCGGGCAAGGGCGGCATGACGCTCACCGGCCAGCTGGGCGACGTGATGAAGGAGAGCGCGACGGCGGCGCTGAGCTACCTGCGCAGCAAGTCCGAGTCGTTGGGCATCAGCCCCAACTTCCTGGAGAAGACGGACCTGCACCTGCACTTCCCGGCGGGCTCCATCCCCAAGGATGGTCCTTCCGCGGGCGTCACCATCCTGACCGCGCTCACCAGCCTGTTGACGGGCATCCGGGTGCGGCACGACACGGCGATGACGGGCGAGGCCACGCTGCGTGGCCTGGTGCTGCCGGTCGGCGGCATCAAGGAGAAGGTGCTGGCGGCGCACCGGGCGGGCATCAAGCGGGTCATCCTGCCCGAGCGTTGCCGCAAGGACCTGGTGGACGTGCCGGACCAGGCGAAGAAGGAGCTGGAGTTCATCTTCGTCAGCCAGATGGACGAGGTCCTGAAGGCCGCGCTGGAGACGTCGCCGTTCAAGTCGTCGGCGGGGACTCCGGGGGGCGAGCCTGGCAAGGAGGCGCCGCCTCCGACGTCCGAGGCCGGGGCTCCCGAGGTCCGCGCCTGA
- a CDS encoding DEAD/DEAH box helicase — MSVERPQPDLSPVPHFATEGALRSWLREQGVEHLSRLSLTVLMPWVDAALLPQARPATARRRLVEMLSEEARTRWTQESLPSPKMKELLPRLAWRFVEEERRGAERTLAEMAARLSPPDDSRTHRVHGLLLDLRARAPATVAPRPTQALFLEPLQHDPELPGFRFRETRCSELPYGAQMGFILPEATLTFTPTSVQADCTCGAPPCVHVLAAIDTVLLWLHQPWTPSFGETLEELVRPGWDRTLRAMERALDDGTGSGAGVEISWRVDVIEGYGVEVFPYVHKRNKKGQRSTGAKVSRRKLLLEHGSQLSVLDARLASLLPDGDAPAPRALLIELVEHPRLYQEGTQDLLVQVERAKVGIVAVERGGTVIVTAGVDGATLHATMVDRVRKSKPEEALFLWDEGARRLTVLDVGPEVRALVTVLQRHGNVFPPESHEVLLEKLSKLAVRMPVALPRGVMGERVPSLQLPVLRFELEPGGAVRVELRMRALADSISFIPGEGPRDVYVRRNLEPVHTVRDFVKELALAQSLQARLPFAQGEAQVIPFTFSFEGVQGALALLSACQELESPPELEWVGSPLKLAGSRGASALRITVERKRDWFGVLGGLAVQGERVELGRLLDAARRKERFIQVKDQTYVEVEEALRHHLERLADHAHLSRHGLEVSPAAAESLSALGTAGAALDADETWKRLVERIFAAKELKPKVPATLKTELRDYQADGFRWLTRLASWGAGGVLADDMGLGKTVQALTVLLERSKLGPALVLAPTSVAFNWMDEAKRFAPSLRMRLFSEAADRGGLLERLGPRDVLVLSYGLLTRDIGRLSELRFATIVFDEAQALKNAGTHRFRAARALQGDFKFALSGTPLENHLGELWSVFALVFPGLLGSHDAFRTRFAIPIERRVDPTAAPALARVLEPFLLRRTKSQVEAQLPPRTDVRVPVVLSTAEWTMYEDARLAALSALESRPEVKQERRAREHEQRFEVLAALTRLRLLASHPRLYDATSRVESSKLERFLELVEELRSEGHRALVFSQFTSHLALVREVLDARGIRYEYLDGQSTPKAREQSVRAFQEGTAPLFLISLKAGGFGLNLTAANSVIHLDPWWNPAVEDQASDRAHRIGQERPVTVYRLVARGTIEEQMLSLHEHKRALVADVLEGKDGAGRLSTQEMLGLLSQRLSRPDEEEPPQTRH; from the coding sequence ATGTCCGTGGAGCGCCCGCAGCCCGACCTTTCGCCCGTCCCTCACTTCGCCACGGAAGGGGCGCTGCGCTCCTGGCTTCGGGAGCAGGGCGTCGAACATCTCTCCCGTTTGAGCCTCACGGTGCTGATGCCCTGGGTGGATGCGGCCCTGCTGCCCCAGGCGCGACCCGCGACGGCGCGCCGGCGGTTGGTGGAGATGCTGAGCGAGGAAGCTCGGACGCGCTGGACCCAGGAGTCCCTCCCATCGCCGAAGATGAAGGAGCTGTTGCCTCGGCTCGCGTGGCGCTTCGTGGAGGAGGAGCGCCGAGGCGCGGAGCGCACCCTCGCCGAGATGGCCGCGCGCCTGTCGCCCCCCGATGACTCTCGAACCCATCGAGTCCACGGCCTGCTCCTGGACCTGCGCGCCCGCGCCCCCGCCACGGTGGCGCCGCGCCCCACCCAGGCCCTGTTCCTCGAACCCCTCCAGCACGACCCGGAGCTGCCCGGCTTCCGCTTCCGTGAGACGCGTTGCTCGGAACTGCCCTACGGCGCGCAGATGGGGTTCATCCTCCCCGAAGCGACCCTGACCTTCACGCCCACCAGCGTGCAGGCGGACTGCACCTGCGGCGCGCCGCCCTGTGTGCACGTCCTGGCCGCCATCGACACGGTGCTGTTGTGGCTGCATCAGCCCTGGACGCCTTCGTTCGGCGAGACGCTCGAGGAGCTGGTGCGTCCGGGGTGGGACCGCACGCTCCGGGCGATGGAGCGTGCGCTCGACGATGGGACGGGGAGCGGGGCCGGGGTGGAGATCTCCTGGCGGGTCGACGTCATCGAAGGCTACGGCGTCGAGGTCTTCCCCTACGTCCACAAGCGCAACAAGAAGGGGCAGCGTTCGACGGGCGCGAAGGTGAGCCGGCGCAAGCTCCTCCTGGAGCATGGCTCACAGCTCTCCGTGCTCGACGCGCGCCTCGCGTCCTTGCTGCCGGATGGTGATGCTCCCGCCCCGCGCGCGCTCCTCATCGAGCTGGTGGAGCATCCACGTCTCTATCAGGAAGGGACCCAGGACCTGCTGGTGCAGGTGGAGCGCGCGAAGGTGGGCATCGTCGCGGTGGAGCGGGGTGGCACCGTCATCGTCACCGCGGGCGTGGACGGCGCGACGCTGCACGCGACGATGGTGGACCGCGTGCGCAAGTCGAAGCCGGAGGAGGCGCTCTTCCTCTGGGATGAAGGCGCGCGAAGGCTCACCGTGCTGGACGTGGGCCCGGAGGTCCGTGCGCTCGTCACGGTGCTCCAGCGCCACGGCAATGTCTTCCCGCCCGAGAGCCATGAGGTGCTGCTCGAGAAGCTGTCGAAGCTGGCTGTGCGCATGCCGGTGGCCTTGCCTCGCGGAGTGATGGGTGAGCGAGTCCCCTCGCTCCAGCTCCCGGTGCTCCGGTTCGAGCTCGAGCCCGGCGGCGCGGTGCGCGTGGAGCTGCGCATGAGGGCGCTCGCCGACAGCATCAGCTTCATTCCGGGGGAGGGACCGCGAGACGTCTACGTGCGCCGGAACCTGGAGCCCGTCCACACGGTGCGCGACTTCGTGAAGGAGCTCGCGCTGGCGCAGTCCCTTCAAGCACGGCTGCCCTTCGCGCAGGGCGAGGCCCAGGTGATTCCCTTCACGTTCTCCTTCGAGGGCGTGCAAGGGGCGCTCGCGCTGCTATCGGCCTGTCAGGAGCTGGAGTCTCCACCGGAGCTGGAGTGGGTGGGCTCACCGCTGAAGCTCGCCGGCTCGCGAGGCGCCAGCGCGCTGCGAATCACCGTTGAGCGCAAGCGGGACTGGTTCGGTGTCCTGGGTGGACTGGCGGTCCAGGGGGAGCGCGTGGAGCTGGGGCGGCTCCTGGACGCCGCGCGGCGCAAGGAGCGCTTCATCCAGGTGAAGGACCAGACCTACGTGGAGGTCGAGGAGGCACTCCGGCATCACCTGGAGCGGCTCGCGGACCATGCCCACTTGTCGCGCCACGGCCTGGAGGTGAGCCCCGCGGCGGCCGAGTCCCTCTCCGCCCTGGGGACCGCGGGAGCGGCGCTGGATGCGGACGAGACCTGGAAGCGCCTGGTCGAGCGCATCTTCGCGGCGAAGGAGCTCAAGCCGAAGGTGCCCGCCACGCTGAAGACGGAGCTGCGCGACTACCAGGCCGACGGCTTCCGCTGGCTCACCCGGCTGGCCTCGTGGGGAGCGGGTGGGGTGCTCGCGGATGACATGGGCCTGGGCAAGACGGTGCAGGCGCTGACCGTCCTGCTGGAGCGCTCGAAGCTGGGGCCCGCGCTGGTCCTCGCGCCGACCTCCGTGGCCTTCAATTGGATGGACGAAGCCAAGCGCTTCGCGCCCTCGCTGCGCATGCGCCTGTTCTCCGAGGCCGCGGACCGAGGCGGACTGCTCGAGCGACTGGGGCCTCGCGACGTGCTGGTGCTCAGCTACGGCCTGCTGACGCGGGACATCGGCCGGCTGTCCGAGCTGCGCTTCGCCACCATCGTCTTCGACGAGGCGCAGGCCCTGAAGAACGCGGGCACGCACCGCTTCCGCGCGGCGCGGGCCCTCCAGGGAGACTTCAAGTTCGCGCTCTCGGGCACGCCGCTGGAGAACCATCTGGGCGAACTGTGGAGTGTCTTCGCCCTCGTCTTCCCAGGGCTGCTCGGCAGTCACGACGCCTTCCGCACGCGCTTCGCGATTCCCATCGAGCGGCGGGTGGACCCCACGGCCGCGCCCGCGCTGGCCCGCGTGCTGGAGCCCTTCCTGCTGCGCCGCACCAAGTCCCAAGTCGAGGCGCAGCTCCCGCCACGCACCGACGTGCGGGTGCCCGTGGTCCTCTCCACCGCGGAGTGGACGATGTACGAGGATGCCCGGCTCGCCGCGCTCTCCGCGCTGGAGTCGAGGCCGGAGGTGAAGCAGGAGCGCCGCGCCCGTGAGCACGAGCAGCGCTTCGAGGTGCTCGCCGCGCTCACCCGCCTGCGCCTGCTGGCCTCGCACCCACGCCTCTACGACGCCACGTCGCGCGTGGAGTCCTCCAAGCTGGAGCGCTTCCTGGAGCTCGTGGAGGAGCTGCGCTCGGAGGGCCACCGCGCGCTCGTCTTCAGCCAGTTCACCTCGCACCTGGCACTGGTGAGAGAGGTCCTGGACGCGCGCGGCATCCGGTACGAGTACCTGGATGGCCAGTCGACGCCCAAGGCCCGCGAGCAGTCCGTGCGCGCCTTCCAGGAGGGCACCGCGCCGCTGTTCCTCATCTCCCTGAAGGCGGGTGGCTTCGGCCTCAACCTCACCGCCGCCAACAGCGTCATCCACCTGGACCCGTGGTGGAACCCCGCCGTGGAGGATCAGGCGTCGGACCGGGCGCACCGCATCGGCCAGGAGCGCCCCGTCACCGTGTACCGGCTCGTCGCGCGAGGCACCATCGAGGAGCAGATGCTCTCCCTGCACGAGCACAAGCGCGCCCTCGTCGCGGACGTGCTCGAGGGCAAGGACGGCGCGGGCCGGCTCTCCACCCAGGAGATGCTCGGCCTGCTCTCCCAGCGGCTCTCGCGCCCCGACGAGGAAGAGCCTCCCCAGACGCGCCACTGA
- a CDS encoding N-acetylmuramoyl-L-alanine amidase family protein: protein MSESTRAWGLGVVILLVAQGCLRASTEVEHPPVEKTAPVAQPPPATAAPEPPRVPPKWPAAGAPLTFGQARFPPGFTRQRVYLDAGHGAEGNTGNRSVTCEDEESFTLRVAEDLARRLEATGHFEVRISRKAGQRVAYADRLAAAAKWGAHVLVSLHSDSRGTPQVWSPSEGLECNRQDATPGFSVLWSEEAELTLQTQRAGLARALARNLSRVGFPPYDGIDYTGLYAADSAEAGVFVAREPTHRRIFVLRKPSIPSVIIETHHALDFEEAARWREERTLEAFGAAVTQGLVEALAPRPLDIPSQAAAAEANSASAP from the coding sequence ATGTCGGAATCCACTCGAGCCTGGGGTCTGGGAGTCGTCATCCTGCTGGTGGCGCAAGGCTGCCTGCGCGCCTCGACGGAGGTGGAGCATCCACCCGTGGAGAAGACAGCCCCGGTGGCGCAGCCTCCGCCCGCGACAGCGGCCCCCGAGCCTCCTCGTGTGCCCCCCAAGTGGCCCGCCGCCGGTGCACCGTTGACCTTCGGCCAGGCACGCTTCCCACCGGGATTTACCCGGCAGCGCGTGTACCTGGACGCGGGACATGGGGCCGAGGGGAACACGGGCAACCGCTCTGTGACCTGTGAGGATGAAGAGTCCTTCACGTTGCGCGTCGCCGAAGACCTGGCTCGGCGGCTGGAGGCCACGGGACATTTCGAGGTGAGGATCAGTCGCAAGGCGGGGCAGCGGGTGGCGTATGCCGACCGGCTCGCCGCGGCCGCGAAGTGGGGCGCCCATGTGCTGGTGAGCTTGCACTCGGACTCGCGGGGGACTCCTCAGGTGTGGTCCCCCAGTGAAGGGCTCGAATGCAACCGCCAGGATGCGACGCCGGGCTTCAGTGTGCTGTGGTCCGAGGAGGCGGAGCTCACGCTTCAGACCCAGCGCGCGGGCCTGGCTCGGGCACTGGCCCGGAACCTGTCCCGGGTCGGGTTCCCTCCCTACGACGGCATCGACTACACGGGGCTCTATGCCGCCGACTCGGCGGAGGCCGGGGTCTTCGTCGCGAGAGAGCCCACGCATCGGCGCATCTTCGTGCTGCGCAAGCCGTCCATCCCCTCCGTCATCATCGAGACGCATCACGCGCTCGACTTCGAGGAGGCCGCGCGGTGGCGCGAGGAGCGCACCCTGGAGGCCTTTGGCGCCGCGGTGACGCAGGGACTGGTGGAGGCCCTGGCACCACGGCCCCTCGACATTCCTTCCCAGGCCGCGGCGGCGGAGGCGAACTCAGCCTCCGCGCCATGA